CGACCGGGGCGAACACCCCGACCCGGCGGTGCACGCCCGCCTGGAAGGCGTGGTCCGCGACCACAGCGTCCACTACGACCTGCTCTACCGCACCACCCTCGACCCCGACATCCCCCTGGGCACCGACAAGCACCGCGACCCCGACGCCGACTTCCGCCGCCTCGCCGACCACCACGTCGGACAAGTACTCCACGACCTGCGCCTACCGCACCGGCTGCTGCCCGCCGACGGCCACGACCACGCCCTCGAAGACACCCTCGGCTTCGTCCTCGACCGCCTCGCCGCCACCCGGGACGGACGACCGTGAACGCCGCGCGGCACGCCGCACAGCCTCGACCCGGCGGCACAGCCAGCCACCGCCCCGCCGAGGCCGCGACCACCGCGCGCAGGCGGACGAAGCCGCAAGTGCCGGCGCCCGCCCGGTTCGGCTTACCCGCACGGCCCGTACCCCCGTGGAACTGAACCGCCCCGGGCAGCACAGCCGAGCACCACCGCACCGACCGACGCCGCGTGCGCGGCGGCACCCAAGCACCACAACCGAGGAACCACCATGGACACCGACGAGAAGACCGCCACGTCGAGGTTGAGCACCGCCCGCAGCCGCGAACTGGGCGAGGAACTGCGCCGCATCCGCCACCGCGCCCGCCTGCCCTCCGCCGTCCTCGCGGAAAGCCTGGGCTGGTCGCTGGGCAAACTGAGCAAACTCGAGACCGGCAGCCGGGGCACCAGCCCATGGGAGATCGCCACCCTCCTCGGCCGCTGCATCGCCGACAAACCCAGCCGCGACCGGGTCATGGCCATCGCGCACGAACCCGACACCGGAACCTTCACCCGCCCCCACGCGGGCCACCCCGACAGCCTCACCGCCCTGACACTGCACGAACGCGCCGCCGCCACCATCACCACCTACGACCCGCTCACCATCCCCGCCCTCGCCCAGACCCCCGCCTACGCCCGCGCCCTGACCGGCGACAACGACCTGGTCGAGGCCCGGATCGCGCGGCAGAAGGTGCTCAAACCCGACGGCGGCCCGGTCACCGTCCTCCACATCCACGAAGTCGCCCT
This region of Saccharothrix longispora genomic DNA includes:
- a CDS encoding helix-turn-helix domain-containing protein, encoding MDTDEKTATSRLSTARSRELGEELRRIRHRARLPSAVLAESLGWSLGKLSKLETGSRGTSPWEIATLLGRCIADKPSRDRVMAIAHEPDTGTFTRPHAGHPDSLTALTLHERAAATITTYDPLTIPALAQTPAYARALTGDNDLVEARIARQKVLKPDGGPVTVLHIHEVALRLVVGDRATMRDQLLHLTLMTGRPTVTAHVIPLTAPAHPALAHHATLLTFDPPTRPLAYGDNGTAVVFHDHPAEVEHHQRRMRELHARALPEAQSREVIAHWADAYDKRNR